The DNA sequence GCCGTCGCTTCGATCAGCGCCTGACGCCTGACATCGGGCGACTCTCTGACAAAGCGTGCGCGCCCCTCTATTCTGCCAAGGCGGCCTGCAATCTTCTCCACGTCTCTTTTCCCGTCACCATGCCGCACCCCATCGGAGCGGTCCATCCCGCCACATGGACACCGCCTTCGATCACCATTTAGGCCAGCAATGCAAGGGGAATTATGGCGCGCAGCCCCGTCAGGCAGGCTCGCTCAATTCTTCCAAAGCGGTAAAGCGTTGCGACCACAGCGCCCCGTAAATCGCCATCCATTGCACGACCGGAGCCAGGCCCTTCACCCGCGCCGCATAATAGGTCTCGCGCCCCGCCCGGCGAGCCGTCACCAGACGCGCACGCCTCAGCTTCCCCAGATGCCGCGACACCATCGGTTGCGACACCTCAGATACGGCCGTCAGAGCATGGACGCTCTGCTCCCCCTCCTTCACCAGATATTCCAGCAGAGCCCGCCGCGTCCCGTCAGAAAGCGCCTTGAAAAGTTCATCACATGCCGCCGAGCGGTCGCCGCCTGAAAGTGTATCGTTCATTGCGAAGTCATAACCAAATGATTATGAATAGATCAAGCGAAGACCGTTTTTGAGGGGTCGAAGCGACGTTAACCAAAAAAAGTTGGCGGGGTCCAGCAGCTGAGTCTTTTGAGTCACACCACCTGATATTGAGTCCCTTGGTTAAATCCGGACTCAACATGTCGTGTCTACCTCCTTCGTTCTCACGCTGTTAACTTTTGTCTGAGGCTCTACGGCTAAGCCGTTGATCTTGACGCCGGACTCTCGACGACTCAACGCTGGTCCTCGAAACATATGGGGGTCACATAATGGGTGTCATGGAACGCGTCGCACCGCGGCGTAAAAGGGCGGTTGCGCCGATTGAAAAAGAGGCGGTCAACGTCCCGGCAAACTGCCTGCTGCGCGGCGACTGCATCGTCGAAATGGCAAAGCTGCCCGACGCTTGCATCGACATGATCTTCGCTGATCCGCCCTATAATCTTCAGCTAGGCGGCGACCTGTTCCGTCCCGAAGGCGGCCGGGTGGATGCCGTCGACAATGACTGGGATAAATTCGACACGCTCAGCAGCTATGACCGCTTTACCAAGGCATGGCTGGCGCAGGCCCGCCGTATCCTGAAGCCCAATGGCAGTATCTGGGTCATCGGCAGCTACCACAACATCTTCCGCGTCGGCACCGCCCTTCAGGACGAAGGCTTCTGGATTCTCAACGACATCATCTGGCGCAAGTCCAACCCCATGCCCAATTTCAAGGGCACCCGCTTCACCAACGCGCATGAAACGCTGATCTGGGCCAGCCAGGGTGAGGACGCCAAATATACGTTCAACTACAAGGCGATGAAGACACTCAATGACGAGCTGCAAATGCGCTCCGACTGGGTGCTGCCAATCTGCGGCGGGCAAGAACGGCTGAAGCGCAACGGGACAAAGGCGCACCCGACGCAAAAGCCCGAAGCCCTGCTCTATCGCGTGCTTCTGGCCTGCACCAAGCCCGGCGACGTCGTGCTCGATCCCTTCTTCGGCACCGGCACCACCGGCGCGGTCGCCAAGCGTCTCGGCCGCAAATGGATCGGCATCGAACGCGAAGACAGCTATATCGAAGTCGCGATGGAGCGCATCGAAGCCGCCCTGCCGCTGGACGAATCCGCCCTCACCATCATGCAAAGCGCCAAGAGCCAGCCCAAGGTCGCCTTCGGCACGCTGGTCGAAACCGGCTACCTTCAGCCCGGCGCTATCCTGACCGACGCCAAGCGCCGCTGGCAGGCCACCGTGCGCGCGGACGGCTCGCTCAGCGTCGGCACAGACACGGGTTCGATCCACAAAATGGGCGCAACCCTGCAAAATGCGCCCAGCTGCAATGGCTGGACCTTCTGGCACCATGAAGTCGACGGCGCCCTCAAGCCCATCGACACGCTGCGCCAGACGTACCTGCTGGCAAACGAGCCATGAGATAATCAGACCTCAAAATTCAAATTAATCTCCGTTCGGGCTGAGCCTGTCGAAGCCCTTTCCTTTCTTTAATAGAAAAGACCCTTCGACAGGTTCAGAATGACCGGGAAAATATGACCCTTTCCACTCTCCCCCAGGACGCCCGGCTTTACCTAAAGCCCACATGGTTCGTCCCCTCCCCCATCGGCCTGCCCGATGGGTCCGCCGCACGCATGGCCAACGGCCTCCTCTGGTTCCAGGCCTATGAGCTAACCGCCCTCCAAGGCTCCCAACGCCTGACCCGGACCACCATCCCGGTCGCCCAGTTCGCGCAAACCATCGCCACCCTCCCCGACGCGCTCGCCGAACGAGCACAACGCCTCGCCACAAACATCTCCGCCCAACGGCAGCCACTCGCCCTAGGTGACCGCACCATCCGCTTCGACGCGCCGCAAGTCATGGCGATCCTCAACGTCACGCCCGACAGCTTCTCCGATGGCGGCAAGCATATGGACGACCCGCAAGCCGCAGCCGACG is a window from the Sphingobium sp. Cam5-1 genome containing:
- a CDS encoding site-specific DNA-methyltransferase; translation: MGVMERVAPRRKRAVAPIEKEAVNVPANCLLRGDCIVEMAKLPDACIDMIFADPPYNLQLGGDLFRPEGGRVDAVDNDWDKFDTLSSYDRFTKAWLAQARRILKPNGSIWVIGSYHNIFRVGTALQDEGFWILNDIIWRKSNPMPNFKGTRFTNAHETLIWASQGEDAKYTFNYKAMKTLNDELQMRSDWVLPICGGQERLKRNGTKAHPTQKPEALLYRVLLACTKPGDVVLDPFFGTGTTGAVAKRLGRKWIGIEREDSYIEVAMERIEAALPLDESALTIMQSAKSQPKVAFGTLVETGYLQPGAILTDAKRRWQATVRADGSLSVGTDTGSIHKMGATLQNAPSCNGWTFWHHEVDGALKPIDTLRQTYLLANEP
- a CDS encoding ArsR/SmtB family transcription factor is translated as MNDTLSGGDRSAACDELFKALSDGTRRALLEYLVKEGEQSVHALTAVSEVSQPMVSRHLGKLRRARLVTARRAGRETYYAARVKGLAPVVQWMAIYGALWSQRFTALEELSEPA